GGATACCGACGTAGCGGTGAAGTGAAATGAGTGTACAGAGGAACTGCCAACCCATAGTGACCCCAatcattttctttgtctttcaATTCCCCACTACAAAAATAAGCAGCCAGTTGCATTGGCTTTGTAGCATAATTCATGAGAATATTGAACAGAACGCAATCATCCTTGAGCTCTTCCCTGATTTTCTCTAATGAAAGTTGGAACTGACCAGAAGAAGATGTATCCAATTCTAGACCATGCTTGGAACAAAATGCTTCAAATTCCCTGAGTTTGCGCAGGTTAGGTTCCGGGTGCCTACGCAGTAATGCACTATCAGGAAAAGCTCTAGATATCACTTCAGCCGCTGTTCTATTTGCTAAAAGCATAAACTCCTCCACAAGAAAATTTGATTCCTTCTGTTCAGAATGCATGCTATCATACGGAACTCCATATTCATCAAACAGAATAACAACTTTAGAACTCTCAAGCTGAAGAGCCCCATCACTAAACCTCCTCTCCTTCAAAATTCTGGAAATTTTGTGAAGATCTTTTACAGACCTAAGTACATCAAACCATTCAAAATGGCCATGCAACTGAGGACGACCATTTCCTGGAATGTCCACACTTTCCAAATTAAATTTCCCATCAATAATGTCTTGAGCATGTTCATAAGAAAGCTTGCAACATGATCTTATCACAGTGCGGCCAATCCATCGGTCAACAACATCCCCAGCATGATTCATGtccaagaaaattgaaaatgcaagtcTCTCTATTCCTGGGTTAAGCGAACCAACATTCTCTGAAAGCAAAGGAGGTAGCATTGGTAATTTCCTCCGTGACATATACACACTTGTTGATCTAGATTGAGCTTCTTCATCTAAGGGTGTGCCAGGTAAAACAAAATGTGACACATCAGCAATGTGGATACCAACTCTGTAAATTCCATTGGATAATTTATCAACTGAGAGAGCATCATCTAGATCAGTGGCAGTAGAAGGGTCGATAGTAAATATGCACAAGTTTCGGAGATCCCTCCTAGTTTGGAATTCCTCCTGAGGCACCTCCCAGGGGAGATGAGGAAGGCAGGAAAGTGATTCAGGAGAAAACTCAGATGAATTAATtgcattttgaaataaaattgctTCAATTTGGGGCTGTAATTCACATCCCCGCCCAAAAGCATTCAAGATGACAGCTTGGGGAGCAGAACTTTCTTCATCCCATTCATCAATTCGCGCAGCAAACAACTCCATTTCGATTGTTTCATCACCATTCTCCAATCTTTTCTTGATTGAATCAGGAAGGTTTCTCACAAGGACCACCATTTTTGGAAATCTTGGGTCAATTGGGGTCATCTGGATGTACTCATGGTTAGAAAATGAcgaatttttgttctttctcatGTCTTTTCTGCAAAACTCCCTGTAAGAAATCCACTGTTTTACATTAAGAAAACCAACAATAGCATCTCTACGAGGAGACCTTTCAACGATAGCAACAACCCTGCCAGTTGGTCGTTTTGAAGGGAATGAATTGATCATGGCACACAGCCTCTCTACTGAAAGTCTAACTTCATTCTGCTCAGGAGAACCTGCTTGTATAGAATCTGAAGGCAAGGGGTACCTTCCAGCAACATGATCATAACTTGATTGTCCAATTGGCCCTGAATGAAAAGATTCACCCACAGATTCCTCAGGTCGTGATCCCCTCTCAGGAAGCAGGCTACTTCGATCATTACCATACAAATAAACCTCATCTACCTTAGCTTTACCTTTGCAGTTATAACCTGCAACCACATTATTTTCTAGTTGCAAATTAAAATCATCCAACGGTGCAGAACTGGTACAAGTTCCAGCTGACCCTTTCATCCTAGTCCATAACGGTAAGGGATCAACCTTAACCACCACAATGTCTCCTTCCACCTACATATAAGAAGTCAATACAAAGCAATTATGAACTGCACTCCccacccaaaaaacaaaaaaaacaaaaaaagggaatGTTACAATAACATTACAAGCCAGCTAAAAGCAAACGAGCCAAAAGTTCTTCTAGTGAAGACACAGAATGTGAGAGATAATAATTCCACTTACAGCTCTATTCTGCTCAGCAAGTCCGTCAATGAGAACATCTGTTGGTACTCCATCAACTTTGCAATAGGCCTACCAGCACAGAGCACAGTATGCATATTATCCACCGAGGAAGTTATGAATGAGGAGCATTGAGAAATCTTAAGCCCACACTGCATCTCCATATACAAGATGAGAAAGAAATAAGATAACAAACCTCATGTCTGTTGTGTGCATTGACTCTAAACAGAGCTTTAAAAGCTTCACCTTTctgaaaaataagataaaaatgAGTCACGGTAAGTACTTTCTTCAGCAACAGAGGTCCATTCACCTACAAATAGAATCATATACAACGAGCAAGCAACACAGGAATCGTGTCATTAAGACCTAATAAATTTACCTCTATAGCGTCATTAGTAGCCTCCATAGACCAGTGTGGAGTAAAGTATTTTCTTGGAGCATAACGTTCAATGTGATGAGGGAAATCCTTTAGTATAAATATTCCAGGTGATTCTCCACAAGCCACTGATTCGGGACAAGAATTTGCACACACTCTTTGACCAGGATCACATGGGAGAGAATGTTGATTTTCCAAACTTTGCACATCCTCAGGATTTTCTTGTTCATTGATGTGCAATGTTGGCAATGAACTGAAGGGAAAATTAGATGCTTTGATCATTCCATGCTCATATGGAGGATGCAGGACAAACTGATGTTGCTTCAAGGGTGTGGTTACATGATCAGACGTTCTTCCATTTCCCAAGCACTCAGAAACTTCACTGCGTATTTCATTTGCTGAATTAGATGCTGCTATTAACAAGAGGGGAAAACCAAACATGAAAGTCAGCACCAATGAACACACACAACAGAGAAAGTAGACACACAAAGATCAAATCACGACAGTGCATTATAGGAGCAAAAGAAACACCGCATTAAAAGGgtaagaaaagagaaaaagcaaaCTATAACAATATTCATAAAGATATTCACCACTAAGAACTATATGTGACTTATTCAGCATAATGACAACTTATTCAGtaaaataaagatgaaaagaacaaaataagaaattatgCTTTTTAAgcaaaaatatcagaaaaatacTTGAACTTAGAATTCAGAGAGCACTAGATATCTCCATCAAAGTCCAAATTGATCCAATCAGGTAGTGATTACCTTAGAATTTGCAGGATAATCCCACTCCTTGACTAGGATTTAGATTACCCAGCAGCTAAACAGCACCAATAGGTTACTGACAGAAGCATAAACATAAAGAGACAAAAACACGAAAATACTAATACCCACATTAATcaatttttctgtttaaacCAAGTCAAGACTGAGTTTGTACCTTCAAAACTCAGTGACACAAAACCAGTAATTCAGAAATGAAACTTGCTCAGTGTGCTTATTGTATATCCGAAAACCAAtgaaataggaaaaaagaaaaaagaaaaagggaaattaaTCAAAGTACCTGAGGTGGAAGAGTTTTGTTTAGATCGGCGACGgcgctgcttcttcttcttctccttctcgcCATCTTCAACCCTGTCAACCACGGCTTGTACAACCGCGCCTTTCATAATTTCtagaacaaaaataacaaaaaccaaatCTCCGAAAGAACCCAGaaacgaaaaacaaaacaaaagcaaataagATTGAAAGGAAGCTTTGAAAAACACGAAAGAAGATCTTTTTCAGAAAGATCTGAGATAGAATTTTGAGGCGTCTTCCGATTGGGAAAAAATATACGGAAGGAACCGcaaagagagagtgagagagaaattaaagaagttaaaaccaaaataatgaaacggaaaaaaatgtgaaaaaaacGGAGAGgaagaaacaaacaagaagaagaaaaggagagggGAAGAGGCAGTTAGGGTTTTATAAGAAAGTGGAAAAcacagtgagagagagagattttggtggtggtggagaacAGGGGAGAGAGGTGGGGGAGAAAAGGACGTGATGATTGGTCGGCTAAGCTAAGAAGACATGAGGCGCCGACTTTCCATTCCTTTgtctttcccttttctttctctctctctctctcccctcctcttctttctttgccttttgcttttcttttcttctctttatcGCTTCCTTTTCTTcgcttttggtttttttggaaaaatttctaattaaaaagaaggattacattttttcttgtcaataaAAGAGAGTGATGACATTTGACACATGTTTGTGTTATGGTTGAGTGGCAAAAGAACACATTTTTAGTATGTgtgatattttttaataagtaTTTGAAGTGAAGGGTTTGttacatatttttaattttgagcgTTGAATTGTATTCATTAAATGTGTTAGTAGTCTTTTAGATGTAATCCACCAACCGAGATTAGAAGTATGTAACCAATCCTtaacttaaatacttattAAAAAATGCTCCCTTAGTATGAAGTCAATGGCGGACCTATGAAGAGGCTCTTAGTGCTAGTTTTGTACTTTAGTCTTTATTGTACAACAAAATTCACTACAATTAAATATTAGCCCGCTTATCTTTTAGAATTCtataatttttctcaaaaaaataagaaaaatgagtgctacaaaaaaaaacatatatatatatatatatatatttcattacATTATTAAACCATTGAGGTAAAAGACTCATTAATGTGGtttggagcaattgctccTTCAAAAAATATCTTAAGTTCGAGTCATAGCATTCGTGTAGTGTGTGAGAGTTTAGTTTGGTGATTCTCGATTCAAATCTCCATAGTACCCACGAAGATTAGTAATCTTCCAACAAATCATTTTGCcgataatataatatttttttctttcaacaattatatatcatGAGATTTGAGTACTCCTGACTTCCTCCAATAAAGTATAAATCAATGTGAAAAAATATAAcgtaaaattatattttattatttaaggCGATGCTAGAAATCAATTACTCTCTCAAATTATGTTAGTCCATGCGTGAGAGTGGGATAGCCTTTCATTGTCCCCCATCTATAACTGTTAACTAGCTTACCTAGCTCATTGCTCCTTATCTCGAAAGACTTGTTTAGTGCCACTGCCACTTTTGTTGAGGAATATTCATGACATCATGCCACACATCTAGAGATATGTTGGAGCAAAATAATCTATATTACTAATTTACTATTAGGATGCTTCTTTTACCAAATTCATCATCAATTATGCATACGGTTCAAACAATACTTTGCTAGGGCACAAACAATCATGAGTGTCTTTGACATGAAAGCATAAATAAGTATATGGagattttttgaattttgtccTAAGAATATACTTTGTCCTCTTTTTTAAATGAAGACATTGATTGCATCCTTACCTAAAACAATGTCTTTATCGTTCATTAGTTGCGAACTTTCTTAGGCGAACTTTCATAATGATTATTGTCGAAACATAACTTGCAAAAGAATTTTAACTAGcagaataatttaaaattctgCACACACATGTAAAATTGTGATTGTTAGAAAAAGATTTTCGTTTAATGAATGTCATTTTACCATGGGTTGAAGCCTTTGTCACTCACACTGTTCAATCTACTTCTGGTCAAGATCTATTTGATTgcttaaaagaaaaggaaaaacaaatgagacaagacAACTACTTAAACCAAACTTCGTTTTGTACTGGTTTAAATAATTAACACAAAAAAAGATACCGTCTATTTTGGTGTTTGAAGATACCAGCAAGATTAGTGctaaaattgacaaaaatgaTGTGTGGTCAAATCATTAGTGCCGCGCATCGCAATGCTTGCAGCTAATAGGTTAGGCAAGTATGACATGAAGGGGGAAGCATAGGGGACGGTGCACTGCACCCCATCAATTATGAATGTTGCAAAATCTAATAAtctttctgaaattttattcaattttattgggttttatTTCACTCTTACGTTGACCTACCCCTCTATAATTGAATTGTAAGTCAAAATATGTTGGTATTTGTCCAATTTAATAACTGAAGGCACAACATTTATAAATTCACTTAGTAATAATAACGTTCagataattaatataatttaaatgGCAACGATGTttaatttaatgaaaaaagactTTTACTTACAGACTATTGATCTCATGGTCAAACTCTTATGATACTTTGGTTCTATGTGTGAGATACcccatttctcttttttaactgtggcccaaaaaaaaaaaacctttaaaTAATTTAGTCCAAAAACATTTATCTTGTGTTCGTATaatcacaaaaaaattgagtagtgatttccccactccaattttatacacttacactccattttataatttttaaaaaaatgtaagttGATAAAATTAGAATAAGGAAATCattacccaaaaaatgaaGGCCATAAGGTCTTATTATACGTATCCAAGTTTCAATTGGGTCCATTGACaaacgaaaagaaaagatgcaaTTGGGTCAAATTAGGCCCAACCACATGACTTGACCCATTTACCCAAAAGATCATTCGGCCACATTTCCCTATTTCTAAGctctaaccctagccccaaaGATTTCATTTTGCATCTAAACCCTTCAGCCGCTTCGCCTCTCTCCATCTCCTCAGCGCCGCACCCTCCTCTTCTCTCTGATCCTCTTCGCAATGGCTGCTGTTGAACCTCCTGCTCCGGCTCCAGTTCCGGCTTCTGCTGCAGTAGAACCCACTTTGCCTCACCACGACGTCAAGCTCTTCAACCGCTGGAGCTTCGACGACGTCCAGGTTCTGATTAATATTATCATTGTTGGTTGATTTTCGTACATGCCTACAATCTGTTTGATTTATTGCCTGTTCGGCCTCGAATTCGTTTTCAGGTGAGTGACATCTCCCTGGCCGATTACGTTGGAGTGGTGCCAGCGAAACACGCCACTTATGTGCCTCACACTGCTGGGAGGTACTCAGTGAAGCGATTCAGGAAGGCCCAGTGCCCCATTGTTGAGAGGCTTACGAACTCTCTTATGATGCACGGAAGAAACAACGGGAAGAAGCTCATGGCTGTCAGGATTATTAGGCACGCCATGGAAATCATCCATTTGCTCACTGACCTCAACCCAATCCAAGTCATTGTTGATGCTGTTGTTAATAGGTCTGTAGGTGGATGCCAATATGTTAAtagttattttgtttatatatattttttttctgggttaatttcatattagcTTACGCTGCTTTCTGATTACATTATGGGCTTTTTGTGTTAATCAGTGGTCCTCGTGAAGATGCCACTCGTATTGGGTCTGCTGGAGTTGTTAGGCGTCAGGCTGTGGATATCTCACCTTTGAGACGTGTTAACCAGGCAATCTATTTGCTTACAACTGGTGCTCGTGAGTCAGCTTTCAGGAACATCAAAACCATTGCTGAATGCTTGGCTGATGAACTGATTAATGCTGCAAAGGGTTCCTCTAACAGGTACTGATCATGGGTTGCTCGTTTATTTTCAAGgctagtttattttttgttatcttCAGTTTgattaaatttgatttattttcctCTGTTTATCTGTAGTTATGCTATCAAGAAGAAGGACGAGATTGAAAGAGTTGCTAAGGCTAACCGTTAAGAGGCTGCAGGAAATGGTGATGCAACAAGGGGAAAGTTTTGTTTGCATTGGTTTATTTACTCTTTTGTTTGGAAACTTTCTGTTTTATAGTTGAACATGTTAGATTTTTATGTCGTATCAGTACCGAATTAGATCAGTCATCCATGTAGTTTGGATCCTAAAATCTTATGTGGTTGAATGTTTTTGGTGACTTAAATTTTGTTTCAGTTATGTTTCATTTCAGAAGTGGAATTGTTGTCTTTCTTTATAGTTTGAAATCTACAATTACCTATTACCCCTCAAGTGTTTTTTTAAGGTTTTTTCTGTTTACAAATTCTTTAGCTCGATTGTTTCATCATACTAGACTGTTGCCCTGTGTCTCAatcttgcatttttatttatttataatcacTTGCATCTGAAGAAGTGATCTGCTGCTGGCATGATGGATTGCTGGTACAGGTTTGTATTGTTAATGCTATGGTCCTCTGGTAGTTAATCATACTAATTGTAATCAAGTCTGGTAGTTAATTATTCATTCATACTAGGCTAGTGAAAGTACTAAATTGGTGATTAGGGTATGATCACTAGAGGTAATAGAAGTTATTTGGGTAACAGTGCAATCACTAGTATAAATGTTATACTATGAACGCCGAAATTCAATAATCAGTCAATTTCATATCTTTAGTTGGAGTACCCATTtaatccaaataaaaaagttggGTCGACTGCAGCTTTATTTACAGAGTACAGCTGTTACTATTCTTTGCTAGATGTTTGTGTGCCTTTAGATCCTCGTATAAGTTAAACGGGAAATGATTTTGTGTGGTTAAACTTTAGTGTTGTAAGAGCAAAACCAAGTGGTCGAAGTTGAAgcatgtttttcttctttatagTTCCTACTATCATTTTCTCATCTCCTAAGTTTCTGCTGTTGAAATGTAATTCAAATATGACAGTGTTGTAACATTGCCCtgttattttgaaaaatgataCCTTTATAGCGACTCTATGGAAATGTAACATTTCTGATATTGACTGACCTGATTGGATATTCTTGATTGTGTGGAGCGATTCCAAATACTGAGAAATACAAAACATTTTATCCCAATACTTATTGTATAAAGTTATTTCAAATACATTGTTTCTTAGTTTTTGTAGTAAATTTAGCATTTTAGTCAAATCCAAATCATGTTTCTCAAAACTCTCCATTCAAATGgagctttatatatattttttctggTTCACAAGAGTACAGTGTGGCATACTCTTATATACGATGAATGTGCAGCTAGGAGAGCAGCTACTTCTGAACTTTCTAACTTCAGCTAGCTGACTGGTTTACTACTGGCTTTCATGTATTTTGGAGAGATACCAACTgaagaagagagggagagctGGACATCtgcaaatttttaaattttatttatttatttatttaaggaaTAGATTATGTGAAGTTTGGGTTCATACGTGTGCCTACGGGTGATTGGCCTATGTCCGTTAGTCATTATATGGTGAGGGCCTTATTTAAGGTCCTTAGATGAAGTCTTTTCTTTCAATTGTTAAATTAGTTAAACTAACTAATTTGATCAAACGGTTAAGAGATATGATCTCGTCTAATGGCTTTATAAGGTCCTTAATATAGAGTTCTACATGTCCATTGAgcgacatttttttttcttttgtctttttaaaaataaataataataaagtaattttaaattaaaattaaatttgtgcTATTTTAGAGTATTTGATGGTAGTGGAAACACCACATAAATTTCTCCCAAAAAAGGGGGGGAAATGAAACTAAAGAGAGCATTCATATAATTGATCTCTTCTTTGACAATTTAGCTAATCTGAAGCAGTATAgctattttatgatttattacCTATGGACATAAATATAATACAGGGTGACGAGAATGAAGGTAGGTTCACCTCACAATGTTGTAAGCGAAGTCGCAATCCAATTATTCAACATCTAATAAAccattatttctttcttctttttcgtacatatatataatatcgTGAATTTGACAGCTCCTCCAACAGCACATCTTTAAAATCTAAATACAATCCAACTTGTCATATTAGGCTGAGTATCACAAATTTCATAATAGCTTTAAATCCAATGTCGGTATTATAGCGACGGTCACCAGTATTCCTCTGCGAATAAttcaacagaaaaaataataatattgtaaGAGTCGCCTTTAGTCGC
The window above is part of the Prunus dulcis chromosome 1, ALMONDv2, whole genome shotgun sequence genome. Proteins encoded here:
- the LOC117616124 gene encoding 40S ribosomal protein S5, encoding MAAVEPPAPAPVPASAAVEPTLPHHDVKLFNRWSFDDVQVSDISLADYVGVVPAKHATYVPHTAGRYSVKRFRKAQCPIVERLTNSLMMHGRNNGKKLMAVRIIRHAMEIIHLLTDLNPIQVIVDAVVNSGPREDATRIGSAGVVRRQAVDISPLRRVNQAIYLLTTGARESAFRNIKTIAECLADELINAAKGSSNSYAIKKKDEIERVAKANR